One segment of Terriglobia bacterium DNA contains the following:
- a CDS encoding YifB family Mg chelatase-like AAA ATPase yields the protein MLFKTQSAAVYGIDANIIEVEVDVSPNRQTEDNFQTVGLPDAAVRESRQRIRAALRNCGFDVPPTTITINLAPADIKKEGSGFDLPMAMGILGAYGGLIKKELTEYVMVGELSLDGGIRGVRGALPIAIAARAKKIANLIVPEVNAREAAVVAGVNVYPVKSLIDVVNLLNSGNGVSPIKVDTHQMLGGEHSFADFKEVRGQFTAKRALEIASAGGHNILMIGPPGSGKTMLAKRLPGILPPLTFEEALETTKIHSVAGVLDATSGLVGARPFRSPHHTISDAGLIGGGMVPRPGEVSLAHNGVLFLDELPEFPRNVLEVMRQPLEDGTVTIARASMSLTFPARFMLAAAMNPCPCGYHGSGQRQCQCTQPMIQRYVSKISGPLMDRIDIHIDVPAVNYKELRAPDSKSESSAQIRERAIRARDVQLNRFAAGMERIYCNAQMSTRHIRAYCDLGTDSERMLERAMQQQGLSARAHDRILKVARTIADMDSAAQIESKHIAEAIQYRTLHRTYWA from the coding sequence ATGCTCTTCAAAACCCAGAGCGCAGCCGTCTACGGAATTGACGCCAACATCATTGAAGTCGAGGTTGACGTCAGTCCCAACCGGCAGACGGAAGACAACTTCCAGACCGTTGGCCTGCCTGACGCCGCCGTCCGCGAAAGCCGGCAGCGGATTCGCGCCGCGCTGCGCAACTGCGGCTTTGACGTTCCTCCCACCACCATCACCATCAACCTGGCCCCGGCGGACATCAAGAAAGAAGGCTCCGGCTTTGACCTGCCCATGGCCATGGGAATCCTGGGCGCGTACGGCGGCCTGATCAAGAAGGAGCTCACCGAATACGTGATGGTGGGCGAACTCTCGCTCGATGGCGGCATCCGCGGCGTGCGCGGCGCGCTGCCCATCGCGATTGCGGCGCGAGCGAAGAAGATCGCCAACCTGATCGTGCCGGAAGTGAACGCCCGCGAAGCTGCCGTGGTCGCCGGCGTGAACGTGTATCCGGTCAAGTCGCTCATTGATGTGGTCAATCTGCTCAACAGCGGCAACGGCGTTTCTCCCATCAAGGTTGATACTCATCAGATGCTGGGCGGCGAGCATTCGTTCGCTGACTTCAAGGAAGTTCGCGGACAATTCACCGCCAAGCGAGCGCTGGAAATCGCCAGCGCCGGCGGGCACAACATTCTCATGATCGGCCCGCCGGGTTCGGGCAAGACCATGCTGGCCAAGCGGCTCCCGGGGATTCTTCCTCCGCTCACGTTTGAAGAAGCCCTGGAGACCACCAAGATCCACAGCGTGGCCGGCGTGCTGGACGCAACTTCCGGCCTGGTCGGCGCGCGGCCCTTCCGCTCTCCCCACCACACCATCTCTGACGCTGGCTTGATCGGCGGCGGCATGGTCCCGCGTCCCGGTGAAGTTTCTCTCGCCCACAACGGCGTCCTCTTTCTCGACGAACTCCCTGAATTTCCCCGCAACGTGCTTGAGGTCATGCGGCAGCCGCTGGAAGACGGCACGGTGACCATCGCCCGCGCCTCCATGTCACTGACGTTTCCCGCTCGCTTCATGCTGGCCGCGGCCATGAACCCGTGTCCCTGCGGCTACCACGGTTCCGGCCAGCGGCAGTGCCAGTGCACGCAGCCCATGATCCAGCGTTACGTCTCCAAAATCTCCGGCCCGCTCATGGACCGCATTGACATCCACATTGACGTCCCCGCGGTGAACTACAAGGAACTGCGCGCGCCGGACAGCAAGAGTGAAAGCTCGGCCCAGATTCGCGAACGGGCCATCCGCGCCCGCGACGTCCAGCTCAACCGCTTTGCCGCCGGTATGGAGCGCATCTACTGCAACGCCCAGATGAGCACCCGCCACATCCGCGCCTACTGCGACCTGGGCACGGACAGCGAACGCATGCTGGAGCGCGCCATGCAACAGCAAGGCCTCAGCGCCCGCGCCCATGACCGCATCCTGAAGGTCGCGCGGACGATCGCCGACATGGACTCCGCCGCGCAGATCGAGAGCAAACACATCGCCGAGGCGATTCAATACAGGACGCTGCACAGGACGTACTGGGCTTGA
- a CDS encoding CPBP family intramembrane metalloprotease, producing the protein MLAVGAGLFEEIIFRGYLQRQFAALGKSVWAGIVLSAMVFGLGHGYQGNRMMIVIGVYGALFGILVYLRKSLRPGMMAHGFQDAFTGLALFFLTKNGMI; encoded by the coding sequence TTGCTGGCCGTGGGCGCCGGACTGTTTGAAGAAATTATTTTTCGCGGCTACCTGCAGCGCCAGTTCGCTGCCCTGGGCAAGAGCGTTTGGGCCGGCATTGTGCTCTCCGCCATGGTCTTCGGACTCGGTCACGGTTACCAAGGTAATCGCATGATGATCGTGATTGGAGTCTACGGCGCGCTCTTCGGAATTCTCGTCTACCTGCGAAAGAGTTTGCGTCCGGGGATGATGGCGCACGGATTTCAAGATGCGTTTACCGGTCTTGCGCTTTTCTTCTTGACGAAGAACGGCATGATCTGA
- a CDS encoding PQQ-binding-like beta-propeller repeat protein yields the protein MSSSAIFIGMHGRAFSLDRMTGQVLWSTNLKGSDFVTLLPDGDLVLAATHGEIFCLQAATGKLLWHNEMPGQGLGLVSIATASGASSPGPQAEELLRQAAAAAAATSG from the coding sequence ATGAGTTCATCCGCCATTTTCATCGGCATGCACGGCCGGGCGTTCTCTCTGGACCGCATGACCGGCCAGGTCCTGTGGTCCACCAACCTGAAAGGTTCTGACTTCGTGACTCTGCTGCCGGACGGAGACCTGGTCCTGGCTGCCACCCACGGCGAAATTTTCTGCCTGCAAGCCGCCACCGGAAAACTTTTGTGGCACAACGAAATGCCCGGCCAGGGGCTGGGGCTGGTTTCCATCGCCACAGCCAGCGGCGCTTCCAGTCCCGGACCGCAAGCGGAAGAGCTGCTACGCCAAGCGGCAGCCGCGGCCGCGGCAACTTCGGGGTGA
- a CDS encoding acetyl-CoA C-acetyltransferase yields the protein MEDVVIISGVRTGIAKFQGALEGFSAPQLGAIAVREAVTRSNVAPEKIDECIMGLVVSAGLGQNPARQAALNGGLPNTVGAMTINKVCGSSLKAVALATQAIQTGNAEIVVAGGMESMTNAPYLLPQARKGYRLGNSQIIDSVVNDGLWDIYNNYHMGLTGENVAVKYGVTREQQDEFAVNSHRKAIQAWNECRFKSQIVPVELPAKKKGEASTMFDKDEGPRADTTAQALGNLKPVFKKDGTVTAGNASTMNDGAAAVVVTSATKAKQLGAEPMVHVVAQATSGTAPEWVMMAPVDGIRKIWAKTGWKPDDVDLYEINEAFAVQSVAVIKELGLNPDKVNVNGGAVALGHPIGASGCRVLVTLMYELIRRNGKRGIAALCLGGGNSVAMAVERR from the coding sequence ATGGAAGACGTGGTCATTATCAGCGGCGTGCGCACGGGCATCGCCAAGTTCCAGGGAGCGCTGGAAGGATTTTCCGCTCCGCAACTCGGCGCGATCGCGGTGCGCGAGGCGGTCACGCGGTCCAACGTCGCGCCGGAGAAAATTGACGAATGCATCATGGGCCTGGTGGTGTCTGCCGGGCTGGGACAAAACCCGGCGCGTCAGGCGGCGCTGAACGGCGGGTTGCCCAACACCGTGGGCGCCATGACCATCAACAAAGTTTGCGGCTCCAGCCTGAAAGCCGTGGCGCTGGCCACGCAAGCCATCCAGACCGGCAATGCGGAGATCGTGGTCGCCGGCGGCATGGAGTCCATGACCAACGCGCCGTACCTGCTGCCGCAGGCGCGCAAGGGCTATCGCCTGGGAAATTCGCAGATCATTGACTCGGTGGTGAATGACGGCCTGTGGGACATCTACAACAACTACCACATGGGACTGACCGGCGAGAACGTCGCGGTGAAGTATGGCGTCACGCGCGAACAGCAGGACGAGTTCGCCGTGAATTCGCACCGCAAGGCCATACAGGCCTGGAACGAGTGCCGCTTCAAGAGCCAGATTGTCCCAGTGGAACTGCCGGCGAAGAAAAAAGGCGAAGCGTCTACGATGTTCGACAAAGACGAAGGCCCGCGCGCTGACACAACAGCGCAGGCGCTGGGCAACCTGAAGCCGGTGTTCAAGAAGGACGGCACCGTGACGGCGGGCAACGCGTCCACCATGAATGATGGCGCGGCCGCGGTGGTGGTGACGTCGGCGACAAAAGCCAAGCAACTGGGCGCCGAACCCATGGTGCATGTGGTGGCACAAGCCACCAGCGGGACGGCCCCGGAATGGGTGATGATGGCCCCGGTGGATGGCATCAGAAAAATCTGGGCCAAGACCGGATGGAAGCCCGACGACGTTGATCTCTACGAAATCAACGAAGCTTTCGCCGTGCAATCTGTGGCGGTGATCAAGGAACTCGGTTTGAATCCCGACAAAGTCAATGTGAATGGCGGCGCCGTAGCGCTGGGACATCCCATTGGCGCCAGCGGGTGCCGCGTGCTGGTTACGCTGATGTATGAATTGATCCGCCGCAACGGCAAGCGTGGCATCGCCGCGCTGTGTCTGGGCGGAGGCAACTCGGTGGCGATGGCGGTGGAGCGGCGGTAA
- a CDS encoding DinB family protein has translation MSSPQLTPDQAKFLLALALPQIKMEHTTTKRVIEAIPLDKGDYRPDAVSKTALELAWHIVAAEQRFLSGVCTGQFDFTPINRGPEINNSAKIAAWSDETFNANVQQIEKLSGEQLTKMIDFRGLFQFPAVSYLTLSLNHSVHHRGQLSMYLRPMGAKVPSIYGESYDATQDRLGKEGKAS, from the coding sequence ATGTCTTCCCCCCAACTCACGCCCGACCAAGCCAAGTTTCTGCTCGCACTGGCTCTGCCCCAGATCAAGATGGAGCACACCACCACCAAGCGTGTGATTGAAGCCATTCCGCTCGACAAAGGCGACTATCGTCCTGACGCCGTTTCCAAAACCGCGCTGGAGCTGGCCTGGCACATCGTGGCTGCGGAGCAGCGCTTCCTGAGTGGCGTCTGCACCGGGCAGTTTGACTTCACGCCGATCAATCGTGGGCCGGAGATCAACAACTCCGCCAAGATTGCCGCCTGGTCGGATGAGACCTTCAACGCCAACGTGCAGCAGATTGAAAAGTTGAGCGGCGAGCAGCTAACCAAGATGATTGACTTCCGCGGCTTGTTCCAGTTTCCTGCAGTCAGCTATCTCACGCTCTCGCTGAACCATTCCGTGCACCATCGCGGACAGCTTTCCATGTACCTGCGTCCCATGGGCGCCAAGGTGCCGTCCATCTACGGCGAGAGCTATGACGCCACGCAAGACCGTCTGGGCAAGGAAGGGAAAGCGAGCTAG
- a CDS encoding PilZ domain-containing protein, whose translation MSRRREPRYEVDLDVKVWGMDRHGKPFVQQARTVNANPLGGARLAGIDCVNVGEVIAIQHAGEKSRFQVVWVGRDNTAKAGQIGVHCVDPRKTLFAVALKNTNAGAVHYEFPSNRTEWSVDSLPRVQRRPMPDIPSSRRKTTRYHCTGGVELRRQEGAPPIFGNLSDISLEGCYVESSATFPAGSDVVFLIRVGNVNIRGRAHVKTSNHAVGLGLEFVHLAAEDQQKLDFLVGSLAGTQEMRPEEMRRVVAEDPMRKPAPLTTRPIRTAQVNTPRPASSPMTGAMSQKITSALNELDNLEQTLVRDRLDPRLIAQLHDAIGHVRQTAWTVQQYVDLSSTGGDPFEVLPQLEAERMQMLSKLAHNVTADIDSTSINQYTMGISQLYESVQTLYRRLHRLLVDESGG comes from the coding sequence ATGAGCCGGCGTCGCGAACCACGGTACGAAGTTGACCTCGACGTAAAAGTCTGGGGCATGGACCGCCACGGCAAGCCCTTTGTGCAACAGGCGCGCACGGTGAACGCCAATCCGCTTGGCGGCGCCCGGCTGGCAGGGATTGATTGCGTCAACGTGGGAGAAGTCATCGCCATCCAGCACGCGGGTGAGAAGTCCCGCTTTCAGGTGGTCTGGGTGGGCCGCGACAACACAGCAAAAGCAGGCCAAATCGGGGTCCATTGCGTGGACCCGCGCAAGACATTGTTTGCCGTCGCGCTGAAGAATACCAACGCCGGGGCTGTTCATTACGAGTTTCCATCGAATCGTACGGAATGGAGTGTCGACAGCCTGCCGCGCGTCCAAAGGAGACCTATGCCAGACATTCCGTCCAGCAGAAGAAAGACCACGCGGTACCACTGTACCGGAGGCGTGGAACTGCGCCGACAGGAAGGCGCGCCGCCGATTTTCGGGAACCTCAGCGACATCAGCCTGGAAGGCTGCTACGTGGAAAGCTCGGCTACCTTTCCGGCGGGCAGTGACGTGGTGTTTCTAATCCGCGTGGGGAATGTCAACATCCGCGGCCGCGCGCACGTGAAAACGTCCAACCATGCGGTGGGCCTGGGACTGGAGTTCGTACACCTGGCGGCCGAAGACCAGCAGAAGCTGGACTTCCTGGTGGGTTCGCTGGCGGGAACGCAGGAGATGCGTCCGGAAGAAATGCGCCGGGTGGTGGCGGAAGATCCCATGCGTAAACCTGCTCCGCTGACCACGCGTCCCATCCGCACCGCGCAGGTGAACACGCCGCGGCCGGCATCGTCGCCCATGACCGGCGCCATGTCCCAGAAAATCACCAGCGCCCTGAACGAACTGGACAACCTGGAACAGACCCTGGTGAGAGACCGCCTGGATCCGCGGCTGATTGCCCAGCTTCATGACGCTATCGGGCACGTCCGGCAAACCGCTTGGACCGTCCAGCAATATGTGGACCTCAGTTCGACGGGCGGCGACCCGTTTGAAGTTCTGCCCCAGTTGGAAGCCGAACGCATGCAGATGCTCAGCAAACTGGCCCACAACGTTACCGCGGACATTGATTCCACCAGCATCAACCAGTACACCATGGGCATTTCCCAGTTGTATGAGAGCGTGCAGACCTTGTATCGCCGGCTGCATCGCTTGCTGGTGGATGAGAGTGGGGGATGA